In Syntrophales bacterium, the genomic stretch AAGGCGTCCGTCGCCTGAATCATTCCCTTTTTCATGATTCGCCTCCTCCCTTCTGGTTCTGATCCTCATCCGGCGACTTCGGCCCGTGGATGAGGTAGTGCAGGAACGACCCGGCGATCACGCCGCCCGCCGCCAAGAGCGACAGCGGCTTCAGGAAGTCTTTCCATACGATGATGGACGCCGGGACCGTAGGCTTCTCCGGCAGCTTGTCGTAGACGGCGGGCTTGTGCTCCAGGACGTAGATCACGTGGGTCCCGTCGACGAACTTGTCGCCGTAGACGTTGGCGTCCCCGCCCAGGACAGCGGCCCGTTTGTAGGCTGCCTTGATCATGGCGTTCTTGTCGCCGATCTGGAGCGCCCCCGTCGGGCAGGACAGGACGCAGGATGGCTTCTGGTCCGCCAGGAGGCGGGTGTAGCAGAGATCGCACTTGGTGATCCGGTCCGTCGCCGGATTCCACCGCGGAATATCGAAGGGGCAGGCGGCGATGCACTCCTTGCAGCCGATGCACTTCTCGGAATGGACCCCCACGGTCCCGTATTCCGTGCGGAACAGGGCGCCGCTGGGGCAGACCTTCATGCAGGCCGCGTCGGTGCAGTGCATGCAGCCGTCCTTCCGGAACAGCCACTGGAAGTTCCCCTTGCCGTCCTCGTACTCCTGGAACCGGATGAGGGTCCAGGTGTTCCACTGGAGATCGGGAGGATTCTGGTAGCTGCCCCGGTTTTTCGTTCGGAAGGCCGGCATTTCGTTCCACTGCTTGCAGGCCACCTGGCAGCCCCGACAGGCCGTGCATCGACTGGTATCGATCATTTTGACGACTTCAATCCCTTTCATGGCCTATCTCCTTATATCTTCGCGACGTTGACCATGAACGCCTTGTACTCGGGGCAGAAGGTGTTCGCGTCACCGACGGTGGGGGTCAGGAAGTTCGTGCTGTCTCCGCCGTCCTTGGGGAACAGCCACCCGTAGTTGAAGGGCATGCCCACCTGGTGGACCTCCTTCCCTTCCACCTGGAACGGA encodes the following:
- a CDS encoding 4Fe-4S dicluster domain-containing protein; the protein is MKGIEVVKMIDTSRCTACRGCQVACKQWNEMPAFRTKNRGSYQNPPDLQWNTWTLIRFQEYEDGKGNFQWLFRKDGCMHCTDAACMKVCPSGALFRTEYGTVGVHSEKCIGCKECIAACPFDIPRWNPATDRITKCDLCYTRLLADQKPSCVLSCPTGALQIGDKNAMIKAAYKRAAVLGGDANVYGDKFVDGTHVIYVLEHKPAVYDKLPEKPTVPASIIVWKDFLKPLSLLAAGGVIAGSFLHYLIHGPKSPDEDQNQKGGGES